The Triticum dicoccoides isolate Atlit2015 ecotype Zavitan chromosome 6A, WEW_v2.0, whole genome shotgun sequence genome has a window encoding:
- the LOC119315883 gene encoding putative cyclin-F2-1 — protein MDIMDPFTTELLSGPPIPVALPGSGAETRDIDDYLRAIGALPALRPVDHYAAMEEPVPSLLPESAVPVFDTPESNNSATRPRLSDYDADIDFNLRKLEMNVVEPPRPDYLKTVQGDRMSPSMRANLVIWMEGLTRYYGLAPGTLHRAVSYVDRVLSARTLPTTNMEYELHLLGATAAFTAAKYEERDTIFKVDAAKIANDCGFATSKEVIDVECKMLAVLRYELSEPTAYIFVDHFTRYSNGESDLEVQKLAHRLAEQSLVDYRCLPLMPSAVAASAVFLARLILNPMASQVRKWNREFTELTGYKPTDLILGIESLYMMNPDPRFAVLSAFLQDEQELCIIGKLPLNCGIICPMPTATRFNIQLYEIVKEYIEKTSLAVRSSRDAIVKRSIVQKLAHQHGLEGERDLEVQKLAYQLAETSLVDYRCVQLMPSAVAASAVFLARLILNPMASQVQKWNREFTELTGYKPTDLILGIQSLYMMNPDPRFVILPAY, from the exons ATGGATATCATGGATCCCTTCACCACCGAGCTCCTTTCGGGCCCTCCCATCCCCGTCGCCTTACCAGGGAGCGGCGCCGAGACGAGGGACATTGACGACTACCTCCGAGCCATCGGTGCACTTCCTGCGCTTCGACCCGTCGACCACTACGCCGCAATGGAGGAACCCGTACCATCCCTGCTCCCGGAGAGCGCCGTCCCAGTCTTCGATACCCCTGAATCCAACAACTCGGCCACGCGTCCGCGGCTCTCCGACTACGACGCCGACATTGACTTCAACCTCCGCAAGCTGGAGATGAACGTCGTGGAGCCGCCGAGGCCAGACTACCTGAAGACGGTGCAGGGAGATCGGATGAGCCCGTCCATGCGCGCCAACCTTGTTATCTGGATGGAAGGGCTTACTCGGTACTACGGCCTGGCCCCCGGCACGCTTCACCGCGCCGTCTCCTACGTCGACCGCGTGCTATCAGCGCGAACCTTACCTACGACTAACATGGAGTATGAGCTCCATCTCCTGGGCGCCacggccgccttcaccgccgccaaaTATGAGGAGCGGGACACCATATTCAAGGTGGACGCCGCGAAAATTGCCAACGACTGTGGGTTCGCCACGAGCAAGGAGGTGATCGACGTGGAGTGCAAGATGTTGGCGGTGCTCCGGTACGAGCTCAGCGAACCAACGGCCTACATCTTTGTGGACCACTTCACCAGGTACAGTAATGGAGAGAGCGACCTGGAGGTTCAGAAGTTGGCGCATCGGCTCGCCGAACAATCGCTCGTCGACTACAGATGCCTGCCGCTCATGCCATCGGCCGTGGCGGCGTCGGCCGTCTTTCTGGCAAGGCTGATCTTGAACCCAATGGCGAGCCAGGTTCGAAAGTGGAACAGGGAATTCACGGAGCTGACAGGGTACAAGCCCACGGACCTCATCCTTGGCATTGAGTCGCTGTACATGATGAATCCTGATCCTCGCTTTGCGGTCTTGTCAGCTTTTTTGCAAGACGAACAAGAATT GTGTATAATTGGCAAGCTCCCTTTGAATTGTGGAATTATatgccctatgccgacggctaccaGATTCAATATTCAATTGTACGAAATTGTCAAAGA atatatcgag AAAACCTCCCTGGCCGTACGTTCCAGCAGAGACGCCATCGTAAAAAGGTCAATTGTTCAGAAGTTGGCGCATCAGCACGGCCTGGAAGGAGAGCGCGACCTGGAGGTTCAGAAGTTGGCGTATCAGCTCGCCGAAACATCGCTGGTTGACTACAGATGCGTGCAGCTCATGCCATCCGCCGTGGCGGCGTCGGCGGTCTTTCTGGCCAGGCTGATCTTGAACCCAATGGCGAGCCAGGTGCAGAAGTGGAACAGAGAATTCACGGAGCTGACAGGGTACAAGCCCACGGACCTCATCCTTGGCATTCAGTCCTTGTACATGATGAATCCCGATCCGCGCTTCGTGATCTTGCCAGCGTATTAG